The stretch of DNA GAGGAGCTTTGGAAATGGTCagtctcctcttctttttttttaatctccacTTCTTTGTTTACATAAGTTTGCGTTTTCAAGCTTCTCAATACAAACAGAACCCTTAGAAACTTGTAAAAGAAACTTCTCTTACTCCTCCATTATCAAGCATAGAAGAACTTGTTTGTGCCGAGTGTTTATGTTCATTTTGTATTGTCTGCACAAAATGATCAGGTCTCGATGAAGACAGAAGTGACATGGACACGTGATGTTCTTCGAGGAGATGATGCTTATGAGTTGCAGGTGAAGCTACTGAAACAAGTCGCAGAGGAGTACCCTTACAAGGATgatgaataaacaaaatatcaatctCTTATCTTCCTTGTGCAACAAAGAGACATTTAATTACTGTTTgtagcctctctctctctctgtttctctgcaTTCTTCGCTTTTTAAGCAAATTATACTTAATCCAACATTTCTTTAGTGTTTGTTATGTGAGAAGAGTTTAAGCGTATTAATGTCACTACTACAAAAATCAATTCTGTATTCAGTAAGACCAGAGTTTTTATTATACACTTgcaatttctcattttctctaacaaagagaaaaatacagaattaaatgaaaaataacagTGAGATGTCATCGTCGAGGCGTAAACACAAGTTGCAGACTATATCcaaatttagagttttcttttttccttcttcttcgtcttcttcaaaaCTCAGATCATCATCAGATCTTCGAAACCCCAATTTCACAAATCAGGTAAAAAGTCTCCCCcctttttgtctctttcttgtTCATCTTCAATCCTCTCTCGTAGATTTACCAAAGTGGTTCTGTCTCTTTACGGATTTTGTTAAATGAGAGTTTgatgttttgatgttttgatgttttgatgttttgatgtttttctctGTCTTTTGGAACATTGGGTTTTGGTTGAGGCAATTCCTCTGTTTACATGTTCTTCTGGGTTATTTATACCTGTTGTTGCTTATACTTTTCTGGGATTGTCTTTGTCTAGGATCTCTATCTGTTATTTATCCGACTTTGTATATTTCATCTCCTTGACAATATGGGGCGCAAGATACACTCAAAAGTGAATCTGGTGACGAGGAAGACAATCCCAGGATTAGCAGCAAGGGAGAGAAAAAACTAACAACtggttttcttaattagtttcaGTTCTCAGTGATTTTGCAGTCTCTTTCCTATGGAAGATGCTCATTCAGTGAGTAGTCCGAGACGAGTTTTAAGCTTCtcgaagagaaagaagcaaaatccCGGTTACCGGGACTCAGACAGCAGAAGGTCATCTCCGTTCAAAGCATCACAAGTTCATCATGGACCCAAACCCTCAGAGGTGTATGGTTTTGTAGGTTCCATTTCGACTGTTGTTGCCACTGTCATCTTCTTGATATGGGCTTACGTACCAGATAAACTCTTGGAGTCTTTAGGTATCCATTACTACCCAAGCAGGTACTGGGTACTGGCTATGCCAACCTATTTGATGGTGACTTTGATGCTTACTTTGGCTTTTTACATTGGTCTCAACTTCATCGCTACTCCACCTCCAACCTCTCTCAATACCTTGTTTGGTGAGCTCCCCTCTCTTATAGAGATTACTTTCATCTAATAGCTAGCTAGAATGTTTTAAATGTTGTAGGTGCAGGGAAGTGGGTTTTTGGAGTTTGCTTGCTTTGATGATATTTGTATGTTTGGTATGGCAGATGAGTACAGTAGAGAACCCGGGGAACTCGATCCTGGgatggaagaaggtgaagacaGGCCTATAGATCCAATTTCTGACATTGATATTACAAGAATCAATGATCTTATGTTACAATTCAAGTGATGTCAAGTGTATCAGAGATATGATTATGATATGATTATGATTCtcaatatcatatcatatcatatcatatattatgattGTGTATACTTTAGGAAACAACTGTAATTAGCTAAACCTAGTCTCCTCCTAGCTCCTCTTGTATAAATACCTCTATGTACAACTATTGTGAATATATCGAAAACATATtctctacatggtatcagagccttaaTCGATACTCTCAAAATTTTTTCTCTCTAGTCGTCTCTTCTTGATTTCTCTTCACCCTCTtcatttcttctctttattctttCTCCATGGCTCTCGCTGCTGAAAACGTTGACACCACTCAAGGTCTTCTTAACGTTAATATGATGAATGTCACCAAACTCAACTCTACCAACTACATAACGTGGAGTCTTCAAGTTCACTCCCTCCTTGATGGGTACGACCTTGCCGGCTACATCGACGGTTCCAAACTCCCGCCAGATCAGACACTCTCCACCAATCCGCCAACACCGAATCCAGCTTACTCGACCTGGCGGCGTCAAGACAAACTTATCTATAGTGGTCTCCTTGGCACACTCTCCCCAGCTCTTCAACCTCTGGTCTCCAAAACGAAATCCGCTGCTGAGATGTGGAAAACAATTTCCTCCACCTATGCCAATCCAAGCTGGGGACATCTTCAACAACTTCGGTTGCAGATCAAACAAACCTCCAAAGGTGAGAAAACCATTGATGAGTATATGCAGACGCTGACGACACGTTTTGACCAGCTTGCTCTCCTTGGCAAGCCCCTTGCTCATGAAGAACAACTTGAGTACATCTTTGCTGGCTTACCCGAAGATTATAAGTCTGTCGTTGACCAAGTGGAAGGTCGTGACACTCCACCTTCTATCATTGAAGTCCACGAAAAGCTTATCAACAAGGAAGCTAAACTCCTTGCTCTCTCCCTGTCCACACCGTCCCTTGGACCCGCCTCTGCTAATGTTGCTACCTCTCGACAGAGATCCACCACTGGGAAGCAACAATCTCGTCAATCTCAGCCCtggcacaacaacaacaacaataagcaGCAATATCAGTCATCACGACCGGACAATCGCATGACCAGAGGTTATCAGGGCAAGTGTCAACTCTGTGGCGTGTTTGGTCATAGTGCCAAACGGTGTACTCATCTCCAACAACCACACTCCTCTCAGTCTGGCATTCTTCCTTCTCCATTCCGTCCGTGGCAACCTCGGGCCAACCTTGTTGTTGCTTCACCTCCATGGGTAATGGACAGTGGGTCTACTCATCATCTCACAAGTGATCTCCACAACTTGGCTTTGCATCAACCCTACAATGGCGAGGATTCAGTTCTCATTGGTGATGGATCCGGTCTCTCCATCACCCACACTGGTTCTCTTACTCTCCCATCACACTCTCGCCCCTTATCTCTTAATATTGTCTTGTGTGTTCCAAATATACAGAAAAATCTTATCTCTGTATATCACCTGTGCAATAACAACCAAGTCTCAATTCATTTTTCCCTACCTATTTttaggtgaaggatctcagctCGGGGGTTTCGTTAATCCACGGCAGGATTAGGGGAGAACTATATGAGTAGCCAACCTCTCCAACCATCTTCCAATCCTTCTTTACTTCCACCACACCACATCTCTCTATCACTGACTGGCATCACCGGCTTGGCCACCCTTCTCTATCTATCACAAAACAAGTTGTCTCGCAATTTCTTTTACCTTGCAATAATAAAGCCTCATCAAACACTTTATCTCCCGACTGTGCTATCAATAAATCTCACAAATTGCCTTTTCATCAAACATCTATTACCTCTTCTCGTCCCTTGAAATACATTTTCACTGATCTCTGGAGTTCACCCACTGTCTCCATTGATAATTATAAGTACTACCTTGTGTTAGTCGATCATTTCAGTCGATATACATCGATATACCCTCTCAAACTTAAGTCCCAAGTTCGTAACACTTTCAAAGCCTTCAAAGCTCTCGTTGAAAATCGTTTCTCAACCCGCATTAGAACACTCTACTCCGACAACAGAGGCGAGTTTATTGCCCTCCGCACCTATCTTGCTGACTCCGGTATTTCTCACCTTACGACACCATCACACACGCCGGAACACAACGGTATCTCTGAAAGAAAGCATCGCCACATTGTTGAAACAGGACTTACCTTACTTACACATGCCGGTCTTCCCAAAACCTACTGGTCCTATGCCTTTTCCGCCGCACCCTATCTCATTAACCGTCTTCCCACGCCGGTGATCGCAATGGAGTCTCCTTTTTTCCAAATTGTTTGGTGCTTCACCAAACTACGATAAACTACGAGTCATCGGTTGCCTTTGCTTCCCATGGCTTCGTCCTTACACCACCAACAAACTTGAAGATCGATCGACGCCGTGTGTCTTCATCGGCTACTCCCAAATTCAGAGTGCATATCTTTGCCTTCAACCCCACTCTGGTCGCATATACATTTCAAGACATGTCAAATTCGACGAAACTGTGTTCCCATTCCAGACTTTCAAATCCTCACATCCACAATCACACCCAGAACCTCCTTAAACACAACCTTCCGCATCGGTAATTCCCATACTCATACACTCATCCATCCCACTATCACCTTCCCCACCACAACCGCCACTCGTATCACTCTCTCTGTCGGAACCCGCAAGCTCTGGTTCTCACCTGCAAGGGAATTCTTCAACGGAAACGACAACGCCATCGCTCGCCAACAAAACTTTGGTTTATCGTCAATCTGGATCAGACATTGGGCCCTCGCTGAACAATTCACAGTCAGGCCCATCCTCGTCCCATGAAGAAGCAAGTTCACATCAAAGTCCATCATCATCTACAGGCCCACCCGATGATACCTCTCGTGCCAATTCCCCTGTTCTCTCCTCGCCACAACGAACACCTTCGCCAATTGTCGTCTcaccaccgcctcctcctccgGCACATCCGATGCTCACACGTCGGAGAAACAACATCACTAAGCCAAATCCAAAGTACAACTACGATGCCTCTCTCTCGTGCATAATTCCGGGGGAACCACAAACACTTCTTCAAGCTCTGAAAGACAAACGATGGAGAGGTATCATGTCCCAAGAAATTGATGCCTTTGCTCGAAATCAGATGCTTGACCTTGTTCCTCACCAATCACACTTCAATGTTGTGGGATGTAAGtggatttacaaaaataaattccaGTCTAATGGTTCTCTCGACAGGTGCAAGGCTTGTTTAGTAgccaaaggctacaaccaacgGTTTGGTCAGGACTACACCGATACGTTCAGTCCGGTCATTAAATCAACCACCATCAGACTTGTTCTTGACGTCGCAGTTACCTACTCTTTGTCAATCCAGCAACTTGACGTCAATAACGCCTTCTTACAAGGAACTTTATTTGAAGAGGTCTACATGGAACAACCGCCGGGCTTCCTTGACAAGGACAACCCAACTCATGTCTGCAGACTCTGCAAAGCCATCTACGGCCTCAAGCAGGCACCAAGAGCGTGGTACACAGAACTTCGTACTTTTCTTCTAACCCTTGGTTTTAAGAACTCACTTGCGGAAACCCCTCTCTGTTTGCTTTAAAATTTGGACGTGAATTCGTTTACCTATTCGTCTATGTTAATGACATACTCATCACGGGAAACAGCAAACAAGGCATCAGTCGGATTCTTCAACTCCTTGCAGATAGATTTTCTGTTAAAGATGCTGAAGATCTCAATTACTTTCTTGGAATTGAAGCTCGTCGCACATCAGCCGGTCCTCATCTCTCCCAACAAAAATACATCCTTGATCTCCTACATTGCTATGACATGAAAAATGCGAAACCAGTTCACACACCCATGGCCTCCTCCCCAAAACTCACGCTTACATCTGGTGTTCCTATGTCTGATCCGCTCAAGTATCATCAACTCGTTGGGAGCTTACAGTATCTTGCCTTGACCCGATTAGATATTGCTTACACCGTCAATCATTTGTCACAGTTTATGCACCGACCTACTGATGCACAATGGCAACCTGCCAAACGGATATTACGGTATCTCGCTGGAACACCGACACATGGGATCTCCTTCTCCGCAAATAACAAGCCCAACCTTCATGCTTACTCAAACGCTGACTGGACTGGTGACTCAGATGAGTACGCCTCCACCAACTCCTACATCGTGTATCTTAGCAAACATCCCATCTCTTGGACCGCTGATactagggtttttgtgtgtctattctagtaggtctcaattaaccttatgtagttgtagtacttaaggtgtcaatccaaatgagatgttgctagcaatcaagatgcaatcaagtgGTCACAANTGAGAAGAGTTTAAGCGTATTAATGTCACTACTACAAAAATCAATTCTGTATTCAGTAAGACCAGAGTTTTTATTATACACTTgcaatttctcattttctctaacaaagagaaaaatacagaattaaatgaaaaataacagTGAGATGTCATCGTCGAGGCGTAAACACAAGTTGCAGACTATATCcaaatttagagttttcttttttccttcttcttcgtcttcttcaaaaCTCAGATCATCATCAGATCTTCGAAACCCCAATTTCACAAATCAGGTAAAAAGTCTCCCCcctttttgtctctttcttgtTCATCTTCAATCCTCTCTCGTAGATTTACCAAAGTGGTTCTGTCTCTTTACGGATTTTGTTAAATGAGAGTTTgatgttttgatgttttgatgttttgatgttttgatgtttttctctGTCTTTTGGAACATTGGGTTTTGGTTGAGGCAATTCCTCTGTTTACATGTTCTTCTGGGTTATTTATACCTGTTGTTGCTTATACTTTTCTGGGATTGTCTTTGTCTAGGATCTCTATCTGTTATTTATCCGACTTTGTATATTTCATCTCCTTGACAATATGGGGCGCAAGATACACTCAAAAGTGAATCTGGTGACGAGGAAGACAATCCCAGGATTAGCAGCAAGGGAGAGAAAAAACTAACAACtggttttcttaattagtttcaGTTCTCAGTGATTTTGCAGTCTCTTTCCTATGGAAGATGCTCATTCAGTGAGTAGTCCGAGACGAGTTTTAAGCTTCtcgaagagaaagaagcaaaatccCGGTTACCGGGACTCAGACAGCAGAAGGTCATCTCCGTTCAAAGCATCACAAGTTCATCATGGACCCAAACCCTCAGAGGTGTATGGTTTTGTAGGTTCCATTTCGACTGTTGTTGCCACTGTCATCTTCTTGATATGGGCTTACGTACCAGATAAACTCTTGGAGTCTTTAGGTATCCATTACTACCCAAGCAGGTACTGGGTACTGGCTATGCCAACCTATTTGATGGTGACTTTGATGCTTACTTTGGCTTTTTACATTGGTCTCAACTTCATCGCTACTCCACCTCCAACCTCTCTCAATACCTTGTTTGGTGAGCTCCCCTCTCTTATAGAGATTACTTTCATCTAATAGCTAGCTAGAATGTTTTAAATGTTGTAGGTGCAGGGAAGTGGGTTTTTGGAGTTTGCTTGCTTTGATGATATTTGTATGTTTGGTATGGCAGATGAGTACAGTAGAGAACCCGGGGAACTCGATCCTGGgatggaagaaggtgaagacaGGCCTATAGATCCAATTTCTGACATTGATATTACAAGAATCAATGATCTTATGTTACAATTCAAGTGATGTCAAGTGTATCAGAGATATGATTATGATATGATTATGATTCtcaatatcatatcatatcatatcatatattatgattGTGTATACTTTAGGAAACAACTGTAATTAGCTAAACCTAGTCTCCTCCTAGCTCCTCTTGTATAAATACCTCTATGTACAACTATTGTGAATATATCGAAAACATATtctctacatggtatcagagccttaaTCGATACTCTCAAAATTTTTTCTCTCTAGTCGTCTCTTCTTGATTTCTCTTCACCCTCTtcatttcttctctttattctttCTCCATGGCTCTCGCTGCTGAAAACGTTGACACCACTCAAGGTCTTCTTAACGTTAATATGATGAATGTCACCAAACTCAACTCTACCAACTACATAACGTGGAGTCTTCAAGTTCACTCCCTCCTTGATGGGTACGACCTTGCCGGCTACATCGACGGTTCCAAACTCCCGCCAGATCAGACACTCTCCACCAATCCGCCAACACCGAATCCAGCTTACTCGACCTGGCGGCGTCAAGACAAACTTATCTATAGTGGTCTCCTTGGCACACTCTCCCCAGCTCTTCAACCTCTGGTCTCCAAAACGAAATCCGCTGCTGAGATGTGGAAAACAATTTCCTCCACCTATGCCAATCCAAGCTGGGGACATCTTCAACAACTTCGGTTGCAGATCAAACAAACCTCCAAAGGTGAGAAAACCATTGATGAGTATATGCAGACGCTGACGACACGTTTTGACCAGCTTGCTCTCCTTGGCAAGCCCCTTGCTCATGAAGAACAACTTGAGTACATCTTTGCTGGCTTACCCGAAGATTATAAGTCTGTCGTTGACCAAGTGGAAGGTCGTGACACTCCACCTTCTATCATTGAAGTCCACGAAAAGCTTATCAACAAGGAAGCTAAACTCCTTGCTCTCTCCCTGTCCACACCGTCCCTTGGACCCGCCTCTGCTAATGTTGCTACCTCTCGACAGAGATCCACCACTGGGAAGCAACAATCTCGTCAATCTCAGCCCtggcacaacaacaacaacaataagcaGCAATATCAGTCATCACGACCGGACAATCGCATGACCAGAGGTTATCAGGGCAAGTGTCAACTCTGTGGCGTGTTTGGTCATAGTGCCAAACGGTGTACTCATCTCCAACAACCACACTCCTCTCAGTCTGGCATTCTTCCTTCTCCATTCCGTCCGTGGCAACCTCGGGCCAACCTTGTTGTTGCTTCACCTCCATGGGTAATGGACAGTGGGTCTACTCATCATCTCACAAGTGATCTCCACAACTTGGCTTTGCATCAACCCTACAATGGCGAGGATTCAGTTCTCATTGGTGATGGATCCGGTCTCTCCATCACCCACACTGGTTCTCTTACTCTTCCATCAACCTCTCGCCCTCTATCTCTTAAAAATGTTTTGTGTGTCCCACATATACAGAAAAATCTGATATCCGTATATCGCCTATGCAATAACAATCAAGTCTCAGTTCATTTTTTCCCTACctattttcaggtgaaggatctcagctCGGGGGTTCCGTTAATCCAAGGCAGGATTAGGGGAGAATTATATGAGTGGCCAACCTCTCCAACCGTCTTTCAATCCTTCTTCACAACCACCACACCACACCTCTCGATCACTGACTGGCATCATAGGCTTGGTCACCCCTCTCTATCTATCACAAAACAAGTTGTCTCTCAATTTCTTTTACCTTGCAATAATAAATCCTCATTAAACACTCTGTGTCCAGACTGTTCTATTAACAAATCTCACAAATTACCTTTTCACCAAACATCCATAATCTCCTCTCGTCCCTTGGAATACGTTTTTACTGATCTCTGGAGCTCACCTACTATCTCAGTTGATAATTACAAATACTACTTTGTGCTAGTAGATCACTTCAGTAGATACACATGGCTATACCCTCTCAAACTTAAGTCTCAGGTTCGCGAAACTTTCAAAGCCTTCAAAGCTCTCGTTGAAAATCGTTTCTCCACGCGCATTGGAACCCTCTACTCCGACAATGGAGGCGAGTTTATTGCCCTCTGCACCTATCTTGCTGACTCCGGTATCTCTCATTACACTACACCACCGCACACGCCGGAACACAACGGTGTTTCTGAAAGAAAGCATCGTCACATTGTTGAGACAGGCCTTACCCCACTTACGCATGCCGGGCTCCCCAAAACCTATTGGTCCTATGCTTTTGCCACCGCCACATACCTCATTAACCGTCTTCCCACGCGGGTGATTGCAATGGCGTCTCCTTTTTCCAAATTGTTTGGCTCTTCACCAAACTACGATAAACTACGAGTCTTCGGCTGCCTCTGCTTCCCCTGGCTTCGCCCATACAACACCAACAAACTTGAGGATCGATCGACGCCGTGTGTCTTCATCGGTTACTCTCAAACACAGAGCGCATATCTCTGCCTTCAACCTAACACTGGTCGCATCTATATCTCCCGCCATGTCAAGTTCGATGAAGCTGTCTTCCCATTTAAGACTCTCAAATCAACATCACCACAATCTCACACAGAACCTCCTCAATCACAACCTTCCTTCTCCGTAATACCACTCACCGCAACCACTCCACCACAGCCGTACCCAAACCCACCTTCTCCACCATCGCCACTAATATCTCTCTCCCCACCGGAACCCGCAAGCTCGGGTTCTCACTGCCAAGGGAATTCTTCGACAGAGACAACACCGCCTTCACTACCAAACGACAATTCGGGTTCTCCTCAATCTGGATCGGCTACTGGGCTCTCGATGACAAATTCTCAGTCAGGCCCATCTTCGGCCCAAGAAGGAAGTCCAGCTCACAGTTCTTCAACACCTCCAGGCCCACCAGATACTAACTCTCGTGCCAACTCCCCTGTTCTCCCGTCGCCACAACGCACGCCATCTCCGATTGCCGCTGCtccgtctcctcctcctccggcaCATCCGATGCTCACACGACGGAGGAACAATATTACTAAGCCAAATCCGAAGTACAACTACGCTGCCTCTCTCTCGCGTCTAATTCCGGCGGAACCACAAACGCTTGCCCAAGCTCTCAAAGATGAACGCTGGAGAGGTGCCATGTCCCATGAGATCGATGCCTTTGCCAGAAATCAGACCCTTGATCTTGTCCCTCGTCAACCACACTTCAATGTTGTTGGATGTAAGtggatttacaaaaataaatttcagcCTAATGGTTCTCTTGACAGGTGAAAGGCTCGTTTAGTAGCCAAAGGCTACAATCAACGGTTTGGTGAAGACTACACCGATACGTTCAGTCCGGTCATAAAATCAACCACCATCCGCCTTGTTCTTGATGTCGCAGTTACAAACTCTTGGCCAATACAGCAACTTGACGTCAATAACGCCTTCTTGCAAGGAACTCTATCTGAAGAAGTATACATGGAACAACCGCCGGGCTTCGTTGACAAGGACAACCCAACCCATGTCTGTAGACTACGCAAAGCCATCTACGGTCTCAAGCAGGCACCAAGGGCGTGGTACACTGAACTTCGCACTTTTCTTCTCACTCTTGGCTTTACAAACTCACTTGCGGACACCTCTctgtttgttttaaaagttgGTCGGGAGTTCGTTTATTTACTTGTTTATGTCGATGACATACTAATCACGGGAAATAGCAAACAAGGGATCAGTCGGATCCTTCAACTTCTTGCAGATCGTTTTTCAGTTAAAGACGCTGAAGACCTCAATTACTTCCTCGGCATTGAAGCTCGTCGCACATCAGCAGGTCTTCACCTCTCACAACGGAAATACATACTCGATCTCTTACATCGGTATGACATGACCAACGCAAAACCGGTTCTCACACCAATGGCCTCGTCACCGAAACTCAAGCTTACATCCGGTGTTGCTCTGTCTGATCCTCTCAAGTATCGTCAACTCGTTGGGAGCTTACAGTATCTTGCCTTTACAAGGTTAGACATTGCTTATGCAGTGAATCGTTTATCTCAGTTCATGCACCGTCCTACTGATGTACACTGGCAAGCTGCGAAACGGATACTACGTTACCTAGCTGGAACACCGACCCATGGGATCTTCTTCTCTGCAACTAACAAGCTCAATCTCCATGCCTACTCGGATGCGGACTGGGCCGGTGACTCCGATGACTACGTCTCAACCAACTCGTATATTGTTTATCTTGGTAAACATCCCATCTCTTGGACCGCAAAGAAGCAAAAAGGAGTTGCTAGATCCTCTACCGAAGCAGAGTACAGAGCTGTCGCTAATGTTGCCTCCGAATTAAGTTGGATATGCAACTTACTCACTGAACTTGGGATATCACTTGCAGCTCCACCAGTCGTTTACTTTGACAATGTCGGAGCCACATTTCTCTGTGCTAATCCTGTCTTCCACTCTCGGATGAAGCACATAGCCATCGATTACCATTTTGTTCGAGGTCAGGTCCAACACGGTGCACTTCGAGTCGCTCATGTCAACACTCAAGATCAACTAGCTGATGCTTTAACCAAACCATTACCCCGTGCACGGTTTATCCATCTCAGAAACAAGATCGGAGTAGCTCCCGCTcgtccatcttgagggggcgtatcAGAGATATGATTATGATATGATTATGATTCtcaatatcatatcatatcatatattatgattGTGTATACTTTAGGAAACAACTGTAATTAGCTAAACCTAGTCTCCTCCTAGCTCCTCTTGTATAAATACCTCTATGTACAACTCTTGTGAATATATCGAAAACATATTCTCTACAAAGTGATgctatatatgttttgtgtcaatgaactttttgtttgaatatttcTATCGAGGTAAACTTATTAATAGtatagtgtgtgtgtgtaatcactgttgtttgtagtttttttttttttttttttttttttgtgacaatatttgtagtatttttctctttctctgcatTCTTAGCTTTTTAAGCAAACTATAACCTACGAAACTCAATACCGTGTGATGTTTTGTTACAAACCACTTAATCCTACATTTCTTAGTGTTGTTATGTGAGAAGAGTTTAGCGTATCAATGTCACTACCACAAAAATCAATTCTGTATTCAGTTTATACTTGCAACTAGGATGTACTATTCGTTTTCATAGATTATTTAAATAGGttagtataataatataatcaggttttttagtta from Camelina sativa cultivar DH55 chromosome 9, Cs, whole genome shotgun sequence encodes:
- the LOC104710573 gene encoding phosphatidylinositol N-acetylglucosaminyltransferase subunit P-like, yielding MEDAHSVSSPRRVLSFSKRKKQNPGYRDSDSRRSSPFKASQVHHGPKPSEVYGFVGSISTVVATVIFLIWAYVPDKLLESLGIHYYPSRYWVLAMPTYLMVTLMLTLAFYIGLNFIATPPPTSLNTLFDEYSREPGELDPGMEEGEDRPIDPISDIDITRINDLMLQFK
- the LOC109126362 gene encoding uncharacterized protein LOC109126362, whose translation is MALAAENVDTTQGLLNVNMMNVTKLNSTNYITWSLQVHSLLDGYDLAGYIDGSKLPPDQTLSTNPPTPNPAYSTWRRQDKLIYSGLLGTLSPALQPLVSKTKSAAEMWKTISSTYANPSWGHLQQLRLQIKQTSKGEKTIDEYMQTLTTRFDQLALLGKPLAHEEQLEYIFAGLPEDYKSVVDQVEGRDTPPSIIEVHEKLINKEAKLLALSLSTPSLGPASANVATSRQRSTTGKQQSRQSQPWHNNNNNKQQYQSSRPDNRMTRGYQGKCQLCGVFGHSAKRCTHLQQPHSSQSGILPSPFRPWQPRANLVVASPPWVMDSGSTHHLTSDLHNLALHQPYNGEDSVLIGDGSGLSITHTGEGSQLGGSVNPRQD